From Pelagibacterium flavum:
CTTCCGGCACAGGCTGGCCAATTTCCGCCATCGGCTATCGCCACCCAAATGGGTTCTGGATCCGCGCCGCGACTGGGTGAAACCCCTATCGGTCCACCCCTATCTCCACCGCATCCACGGCGCCCCCATAACGGCCCGCCAGCTTGATGACACTGCTATGTTCTTCCACTTCAAAGGCATCAACACCAATTGGAAGGAAGAGCGGACAGGAAACGGGAAAACACCCGGGCAGGTCAGGATCGACGATAGGCTTGCCGCCGCCATGTCGGCTTTCGCCGCGCAAATCAACGGGGCCTGAGCGGGCAGATGTTCGAAGCGATACGCGCGACGCTTTTGGTTTCCGGGTTGGTCTTTCCGGGGATTGCCGCCTATACGGCGGTTTACGTGACCCTGGGCATAATGCTGGCGATGGCGGCGACGGTGAGAAGATCGCATCTTGCCTCCCCCGTGATGTTGGCTGTTTTTGCTGCATTTGGCGCCATCGTGCTTTCCATCCTGCTCAATGGCGGAAGTGCCGGGAATTGGACGACCCTTGCGATGGTCCTTCCTTTCATCGCCGTGCCCCTGACAGGTGCGGGGCTGGTGAGCGTAACGCCGCGCCAGTTCGCGACATTTTGCCTGCTGGGCGCGCTGGCGGCGCTTGTGGTTGGCCTTGTCGATATCTTTGCATTGGACCTTCGCCGGGCCGGGGGCGAGAACAACCCGATCCATTATGCGAGCCTTGCGGGCATGCTGGGGATGGTCAGCCTGATCGGCGCGGTGGGGCATAAAGACCGCCTGCGCTATGTCTTTCTGCTCGGCCCGGCCGCGGCGTTTGCCACGGCGCTGCTTTCGGGATCACGGGGGCCGTTGCTGGCCGATGGGATAATGTTTTTCATCGCGATCGGGGCCGTCTGGAGTGATCGGCGGCTTCTCCAGGCGCTTCTGGTATTTCCGCTGGCGGGGCTGGCCGCGATCATAGTGTCGGGCGAGGGGGAGCGGGCGCTGCTGTTGTTCAGCGGCATTTTTTCCGAAACCACGATGCGATCGGACAGCAACAGGCTGATGATGTATCAGGCGGCAGCGCACATGTTCACGACCTCGCCCTTATGGGGTCATGGATTCGAAAATTTCATGGAAATTGCCGGCACGCTTTATCCGCCCATCGCGCGCTACGACAATTTGCATTCCGATATTTCCAACCTTGTGGCCGTTGGCGGGATATTAGGTGCGATCGGTTATGTGGGGCTGGTCGGCGCTCCGCTTTTCGCGCTTTTAAACCCGCTGGCTCGGCAGAACCGGACGCTTGTGACGCTTGCGTTGATGGTTTCGGTGGGCAATGGCGTTCTGGGACTGACCAATGCCATCATCGGATTGCTGCCGCAAATGACGCTGATGGTGCTCATGACCGGGTATGTGCTTGCCCTCGAGCGCGGGGCAACCGCGCTGAAGGACCAAGGAGCGCTGCATTGAGCCACGCCATCAAAATCCTCGCGATCTATAAATTCGTCGATCAGCCGGACTTTGAATCCCTCAAGACACCGCTGGCGGAGTTTTGTTGTGCGCGGGGGATCAAGGGGACGTTGCTCGTGGCGCCCGAGGGGATCAACGGGACGGTGGCGGGGGCGCCCGAGGCGATCGATGCGCTGGTGGGATGGCTCAATGACGGCAACATCTTCGGCGGGCGGTTCCGGGGAGCCGAGATCAAATATTCGTTTGCCGAAAGCCAGCCGTTCTATCGCATGAAAGTGCGGCTGAAGCCCGAGATCGTGACGCTGCGAGCCCCGGAGGCCAATCCGGGCCGGCAGGTTGGCACCTATGTCGACCCCCGGGACTGGAACGATCTGATCGACCAGGACGATGTGGTGGTCATCGATACGCGCAATGATTACGAGGTGGCGCTGGGAACGTTCCGGAACGCGAAAGACCCGCATACAGCGAGTTTTACCGAGTTCAAGGATTACGTTTCCAAAACGCTGGACCCCAAAAAGCACAAGAAAGTCGCCATGTTCTGCACTGGCGGAATACGGTGCGAAAAGGCCTCGTCCTACATGCTGGCGCAGGGGTTCGAGGAGGTGTTCCACCTCAAGGGCGGCATCCTCAATTATCTCGAACAAGTGCCCGAAGACAAAAGCCTTTGGGATGGGGAGTGTTTCGTTTTCGATGAGCGCGTTTCGGTGCGCCATGGACTGGAAATCGGCGATGCGCAATTGTGCCGGGCCTGCCGTCAGCCCCTGACGCCAGCCGACCGGGACCGCGAAGAGTTCATCGAAGGCGTGCAGTGCCACCATTGCGCAGGCGAAGAGAACGCAGCCAGGCGCCAGGCCGCAGCCGAGCGGCAAAGGCAGATCGAGTTGGCCGCGGCGCGTGGCGAGGCTCATATCGGCGAAGACGTGAGAAAGGCCGCAGAACAGCGGCGGCTGGCCAACAAGGCGCGGCGCGAGGCGGATCGGACCCGAAACCGAAAGGGGTAACCCATGGCGGTCAAACGGATCGTTGCCAATATCGAGGGCTCGCCCGAGACGGCAGCGCGGTTTTATGCAGACCTGCTCGGACTGGACACCATGATGGACATGGGCTGGATCCGCACCTATGGCACCGACGGGCAGATGTCGGTTCAGATGAGCATCATGTCAGAGGGCGGGTCGGGCACGCCGGTGCCCGACATATCCATCGAGGTCGACGATGTCGATTCCGTGCTGGAAAAAGCGCGGGCCATGGGCATTAACATCGAATACGGCCCGGCAGACGAGCCCTGGGGCGTGCGACGCTTTTACGTGCGCGATCCGTTCGGCAAGCTCATCAACATTCTTTCACACGTTCAGTAGCCACGCGGCGGGGCGGGATCGTCGTTGAGGATCAGGTACATATTGACCTGATCGAGCCAACGGCCATGCTTGAAACCCGATTGGGGCAGGATGCCGAGCATCTCAAAGCCATGCCGGACGTGAAAACGGATCGAATTTTCGTTCTTTGAGTCGATGACCCCGACCATAAGATGAAAGCCCTTGGCTTTCGCGTCGTCAATCAGGGCAGCCATCAGCGCCGAGCCCACCCCCCTGCCCTGCGCCTCGTCGCGCAGATAGATCGAATGCTCGACGGTCTTTCT
This genomic window contains:
- a CDS encoding O-antigen ligase family protein; amino-acid sequence: MFEAIRATLLVSGLVFPGIAAYTAVYVTLGIMLAMAATVRRSHLASPVMLAVFAAFGAIVLSILLNGGSAGNWTTLAMVLPFIAVPLTGAGLVSVTPRQFATFCLLGALAALVVGLVDIFALDLRRAGGENNPIHYASLAGMLGMVSLIGAVGHKDRLRYVFLLGPAAAFATALLSGSRGPLLADGIMFFIAIGAVWSDRRLLQALLVFPLAGLAAIIVSGEGERALLLFSGIFSETTMRSDSNRLMMYQAAAHMFTTSPLWGHGFENFMEIAGTLYPPIARYDNLHSDISNLVAVGGILGAIGYVGLVGAPLFALLNPLARQNRTLVTLALMVSVGNGVLGLTNAIIGLLPQMTLMVLMTGYVLALERGATALKDQGALH
- the trhO gene encoding oxygen-dependent tRNA uridine(34) hydroxylase TrhO, with product MSHAIKILAIYKFVDQPDFESLKTPLAEFCCARGIKGTLLVAPEGINGTVAGAPEAIDALVGWLNDGNIFGGRFRGAEIKYSFAESQPFYRMKVRLKPEIVTLRAPEANPGRQVGTYVDPRDWNDLIDQDDVVVIDTRNDYEVALGTFRNAKDPHTASFTEFKDYVSKTLDPKKHKKVAMFCTGGIRCEKASSYMLAQGFEEVFHLKGGILNYLEQVPEDKSLWDGECFVFDERVSVRHGLEIGDAQLCRACRQPLTPADRDREEFIEGVQCHHCAGEENAARRQAAAERQRQIELAAARGEAHIGEDVRKAAEQRRLANKARREADRTRNRKG
- a CDS encoding VOC family protein; its protein translation is MAVKRIVANIEGSPETAARFYADLLGLDTMMDMGWIRTYGTDGQMSVQMSIMSEGGSGTPVPDISIEVDDVDSVLEKARAMGINIEYGPADEPWGVRRFYVRDPFGKLINILSHVQ
- a CDS encoding GNAT family N-acetyltransferase; protein product: MNIRPATDSDLPQILDIHNDAIRRLDAIWSETEETLADRKAWLDERNANGFAVLVAEEDGRVLGHGSYGTYRSRSGYRKTVEHSIYLRDEAQGRGVGSALMAALIDDAKAKGFHLMVGVIDSKNENSIRFHVRHGFEMLGILPQSGFKHGRWLDQVNMYLILNDDPAPPRGY